A window from Salmo trutta chromosome 29, fSalTru1.1, whole genome shotgun sequence encodes these proteins:
- the shld3 gene encoding shieldin complex subunit 3, giving the protein MRWQNLMDVLLHYKGTDGSLKVLVDKTEKALEDFPCRVLPIFTPWFPPESDKLLPIRPLKSPPIISLEDLENIQTHLQSAEPLLTSHPCAESIQNLALTSLGRSTLHVQACSKIGTSAQHKDTLHSEREVKRSWSVFSQRGLYIHNTLTFSKQFHKVVWKHGLHMRQRAKWVIDKLNFVTGDIEHTWRGLNRAIRNSMLPTCNANIQRDLTQICVFCDVLYCEYVGNYLKEEFQVTGQITLFVHRLGDIFTL; this is encoded by the coding sequence ATGAGATGGCAAAACCTTATGGATGTCTTGTTGCATTACAAAGGCACAGATGGCAGCTTGAAAGTCTTAGTGGACAAAACAGAAAAGGCCTTGGAGGACTTCCCCTGTCGTGTTTTGCCTATATTTACACCATGGTTCCCACCTGAAAGTGACAAATTGCTGCCAATTAGACCCTTAAAGTCACCGCCGATTATTTCTCTGGAAgatttggaaaatatccaaacacATCTGCAGTCTGCGGAGCCATTACTAACCTCCCATCCCTGTGCCGAAAGCATTCAGAACTTGGCTCTAACCAGTTTGGGAAGATCCACCTTGCATGTACAGGCATGCTCTAAGATTGGAACGTCAGCACAGCATAAAGATACTCTCCATAGTGAGAGGGAAGTGAAAAGATCATGGAGTGTTTTTTCACAGAGAGGTTTATACATTCACAACACTCTAACATTCTCCAAACAATTCCACAAGGTTGTTTGGAAGCACGGACTTCACATGCGCCAGAGAGCAAAATGGGTTATTGACAAACTGAACTTTGTCACTGGAGACATAGAACATACATGGAGAGGACTGAACCGGGCCATCAGGAACTCCATGCTTCCGACTTGCAATGCCAACATTCAGAGGGATCTGACACAAATCTGTGTGTTCTGCGATGTATTATACTGTGAATATGTTGGAAATTATTTAAAGGAAGAATTTCAAGTCACTGGACAGATCACTTTATTTGTTCATAGACTTGGAGACATTTTCACTTTATAG
- the LOC115167649 gene encoding serine/threonine-protein phosphatase 2A catalytic subunit beta isoform isoform X2: protein MEDKSFTKELDQWIEQLNECKQLTENQVRSLCEKAKEILTKESNVQKVRCPVTVCGDVHGQFHDLMELFKIGGKSPDTNYLFMGDYVDRGYYSVETVTLLVTLKVRYQERITILRGNHESRQITQVYGFYDECLRKYGNANVWKSFTDLFDYLPLTALVDEQIFCLHGGLSPSIDTLDHIRALDRLQEVPHEGPMCDLLWSDPDDRGGWGISPRGAGYTFGQDISETFNHANGLTLVSRAHQLVMEGYNWGHDKNVVTIFSAPNYCYRCGNQAAIMELDDTLKYSFLQFDPAPRRGEPHVTRRTPDYFL from the exons ATGGAAGACAAATCTTTTACGAAGGAATTAGATCAATGGATCGAACAACTAAACGAGTGTAAACAACTTACGGAGAATCAAGTCAGGAGTCTCTGTGAGAAG GCCAAGGAAATCCTTACCAAAGAATCAAATGTGCAGAAAGTGCGATGTCCGGTCACAGTTTGTGGGGATGTTCATGGACAGTTCCATGACCTCATGGAACTCTTCAAGATTGGGGGGAAATCTCCTGACACCAACTACCTGTTCATGGGGGATTACGTGGATAGAGGCTACTACTCAGTGGAAACTGTCACTCTTCTCGTCACATTAAAG GTCCGGTACCAAGAACGAATCACAATTCTGCGAGGAAACCATGAAAGCAGGCAAATCACACAGGTGTATGGCTTCTATGACGAGTGCTTGAGGAAATACGGCAATGCCAACGTGTGGAAATCCTTCACAGACCTGTTTGACTATCTCCCACTAACTGCACTTGTAGATGAACAG ATCTTCTGCCTACATGGAGGCCTCTCTCCTTCAATAGACACTCTTGATCACATACGGGCTCTGGACCGCTTGCAAGAGGTCCCACACGAG GGTCCAATGTGTGACCTTCTGTGGTCAGACCCAGATGACCGTGGTGGCTGGGGTATCTCCCCTAGAGGTGCTGGCTACACCTTTGGTCAAGACATCTCTGAAACCTTCAACCATGCCAACGGACTCACCCTTGTGTCCCGTGCCCATCAATTGGTTATGGAG GGATACAACTGGGGCCATGACAAAAATGTTGTCACCATTTTCAGTGCACCAAATTACTGCTATCGCTGTGGCAACCAGGCAGCCATCATGGAGCTGGATGATACACTCAAATATTCTTT CCTACAGTTCGACCCGGCTCCTCGACGCGGAGAGCCTCATGTGACTAGACGCACCCCTGACTACTTCCTGTAA
- the LOC115167649 gene encoding serine/threonine-protein phosphatase 2A catalytic subunit alpha isoform isoform X1, which produces MEDKSFTKELDQWIEQLNECKQLTENQVRSLCEKAKEILTKESNVQKVRCPVTVCGDVHGQFHDLMELFKIGGKSPDTNYLFMGDYVDRGYYSVETVTLLVTLKVRYQERITILRGNHESRQITQVYGFYDECLRKYGNANVWKSFTDLFDYLPLTALVDEQIFCLHGGLSPSIDTLDHIRALDRLQEVPHEVDILCCTESIGVILKVFHGAPALTVFFFFQGPMCDLLWSDPDDRGGWGISPRGAGYTFGQDISETFNHANGLTLVSRAHQLVMEGYNWGHDKNVVTIFSAPNYCYRCGNQAAIMELDDTLKYSFLQFDPAPRRGEPHVTRRTPDYFL; this is translated from the exons ATGGAAGACAAATCTTTTACGAAGGAATTAGATCAATGGATCGAACAACTAAACGAGTGTAAACAACTTACGGAGAATCAAGTCAGGAGTCTCTGTGAGAAG GCCAAGGAAATCCTTACCAAAGAATCAAATGTGCAGAAAGTGCGATGTCCGGTCACAGTTTGTGGGGATGTTCATGGACAGTTCCATGACCTCATGGAACTCTTCAAGATTGGGGGGAAATCTCCTGACACCAACTACCTGTTCATGGGGGATTACGTGGATAGAGGCTACTACTCAGTGGAAACTGTCACTCTTCTCGTCACATTAAAG GTCCGGTACCAAGAACGAATCACAATTCTGCGAGGAAACCATGAAAGCAGGCAAATCACACAGGTGTATGGCTTCTATGACGAGTGCTTGAGGAAATACGGCAATGCCAACGTGTGGAAATCCTTCACAGACCTGTTTGACTATCTCCCACTAACTGCACTTGTAGATGAACAG ATCTTCTGCCTACATGGAGGCCTCTCTCCTTCAATAGACACTCTTGATCACATACGGGCTCTGGACCGCTTGCAAGAGGTCCCACACGAGGTAGATATATTATGTTGCACAGAGAGCATAGGTGTCATTCTAAAAGTCTTTCATGGCGCACCAGCATTaactgtgttctttttctttcaGGGTCCAATGTGTGACCTTCTGTGGTCAGACCCAGATGACCGTGGTGGCTGGGGTATCTCCCCTAGAGGTGCTGGCTACACCTTTGGTCAAGACATCTCTGAAACCTTCAACCATGCCAACGGACTCACCCTTGTGTCCCGTGCCCATCAATTGGTTATGGAG GGATACAACTGGGGCCATGACAAAAATGTTGTCACCATTTTCAGTGCACCAAATTACTGCTATCGCTGTGGCAACCAGGCAGCCATCATGGAGCTGGATGATACACTCAAATATTCTTT CCTACAGTTCGACCCGGCTCCTCGACGCGGAGAGCCTCATGTGACTAGACGCACCCCTGACTACTTCCTGTAA